A genomic region of Arachis stenosperma cultivar V10309 chromosome 9, arast.V10309.gnm1.PFL2, whole genome shotgun sequence contains the following coding sequences:
- the LOC130950865 gene encoding uncharacterized protein LOC130950865 translates to MSATMISDPMVIAAPAETQSAASIVSEVEFAICDCCGLREECTIGYIERIRERYHGKWVCGLCGEAVKDEIVRSERLLSTEEAMIKHMNFCKKFITSGPPTNPTVHLISAMRQILRKSLENSPTRVRSMPTSPTTNNNKSGRELSRSESCFSTLAAGS, encoded by the coding sequence ATGTCTGCGACAATGATCAGTGATCCGATGGTGATAGCAGCACCGGCAGAAACTCAATCAGCAGCGAGCATAGTATCCGAAGTGGAATTCGCCATATGCGACTGCTGCGGACTAAGAGAAGAGTGCACAATCGGGTACATAGAACGAATCAGGGAGCGTTACCACGGAAAATGGGTTTGCGGTTTGTGTGGCGAAGCCGTGAAGGACGAGATTGTGAGGTCTGAGAGGCTCCTAAGCACCGAAGAAGCCATGATTAAACACATGAATTTCTGCAAGAAGTTCATCACTTCAGGGCCTCCAACTAACCCAACCGTGCATTTGATCTCTGCTATGAGACAGATTCTTAGGAAGAGTCTTGAGAATTCTCCAACAAGAGTAAGATCCATGCCAACTAGTCCTACTACTAATAACAACAAAAGTGGCAGAGAACTTTCTAGGTCTGAGAGTTGCTTCTCTACTCTGGCAGCTGGATCATGA